A single genomic interval of Paracoccus contaminans harbors:
- a CDS encoding phage tail tube protein: protein MARAQGARARMALAFETTYGTPPASGFTRMPFASTTLGAEQPLLNSELLGYGRDPLAPIKDAVTADGDVVVPIDAEAFGFWLKAAFGAPTTTGSSPGPYTHTFQSGSWALPSLAIETAMPEVPRYAMYSGVVLDQLSWQMQRSGLLTATARLVAQGETVATTSGAGTPAEIDLTRFGHFNGSIKRDGSALGNVISTEITYANNLDRIETIRADGMIDGADPSIAALTGRTEVRFADSTLVSQAISGTPCELEFSWTLISGESLTLTVHAVYLPRPRIEIGGPQGIQASFDWQAARDATLGRMCTVTLINDIEEY from the coding sequence ATGGCACGCGCGCAAGGGGCGCGGGCGCGGATGGCGCTCGCGTTCGAGACGACCTACGGCACGCCGCCGGCCAGCGGTTTCACCCGGATGCCCTTCGCCAGCACGACGCTCGGGGCGGAGCAGCCGCTGCTGAACTCGGAATTGCTCGGCTACGGTCGCGATCCGCTGGCGCCGATCAAAGACGCGGTCACGGCCGACGGCGACGTCGTGGTGCCGATCGACGCCGAGGCCTTCGGCTTCTGGCTGAAGGCGGCCTTCGGTGCGCCGACCACCACCGGAAGCTCGCCCGGTCCATATACCCATACCTTCCAGTCCGGCAGCTGGGCGCTGCCCAGCCTGGCGATCGAGACCGCCATGCCCGAGGTGCCGCGCTATGCGATGTATTCCGGCGTGGTGCTGGACCAGCTCAGCTGGCAGATGCAGCGCTCGGGATTGCTCACCGCCACCGCGCGGCTGGTAGCGCAAGGCGAGACGGTCGCCACGACCAGCGGCGCGGGAACGCCGGCCGAGATCGATCTGACCCGTTTCGGTCACTTCAACGGCTCGATCAAACGCGACGGCAGCGCGCTCGGCAACGTGATCTCGACCGAGATCACCTATGCCAACAATCTCGACCGGATCGAGACCATCCGCGCGGACGGCATGATCGACGGCGCCGATCCCTCGATCGCCGCGCTCACCGGTCGCACCGAGGTGCGCTTCGCCGACAGCACGCTCGTCAGCCAGGCGATCAGCGGCACGCCCTGCGAGCTGGAGTTCTCCTGGACGCTCATTTCCGGCGAGAGCCTCACCCTCACCGTCCACGCCGTCTATCTGCCGCGCCCGCGCATCGAGATCGGCGGGCCGCAGGGCATTCAGGCCAGCTTCGACTGGCAGGCCGCACGCGACGCCACGCTGGGACGGATGTGCACCGTCACTCTCATCAACGACATCGAGGAATACTGA
- a CDS encoding DUF7697 family protein, producing the protein MGGATVLGWDMTAALAVARALGVDPLIAAECLPEIEAVMVRKLNEQRASGDRSSPGPER; encoded by the coding sequence GTGGGCGGCGCCACGGTGCTCGGCTGGGACATGACGGCGGCGCTCGCCGTGGCGCGGGCGCTCGGGGTCGATCCGCTGATCGCTGCCGAATGCCTGCCCGAGATCGAGGCCGTGATGGTCCGCAAGCTCAACGAACAGAGGGCGTCAGGCGACCGGTCCTCGCCGGGGCCGGAGCGATGA